From Patescibacteria group bacterium, one genomic window encodes:
- the rpmB gene encoding 50S ribosomal protein L28: protein MSNRCDICGQGPTRGAKRSHSNRQTLKRQYLNLQAATINGKKVKLCARCLKTSKKPAKAAAKKK, encoded by the coding sequence ATGTCCAATCGTTGCGATATTTGCGGGCAAGGCCCGACTCGGGGAGCGAAGCGTTCCCATTCCAACCGCCAAACTCTCAAGCGGCAATATTTGAATTTGCAAGCGGCGACAATCAACGGCAAAAAAGTTAAATTGTGCGCAAGATGTTTGAAGACTTCGAAGAAACCGGCGAAAGCTGCCGCCAAGAAAAAATAA
- the rpoC gene encoding DNA-directed RNA polymerase subunit beta', producing the protein MLNPIKTSDFDAIKLKLASPAEMLAWSHGEVTRPETINYRTQKAEKDGLFCERIFGPSRDWECYCGKYKKIRYKGIVCDKCGVEVTRSIVRRERFGHIKLETPCTHIWFLRGIASKIGLLLNLSMQSLEKVVYFASFIITDVNMDLKNATLEQIKGEFKEKKKSIADEYNHQVKEIRNKKGKMMNEGMDAAEAELTLGKEVDALTKVKEEKLDNLNKYFAESQRELKDLKPMLVVSEDIYQRLSLKYGHIFEAGIGAEAIVKILEKIDLTRTIERLEKELEHAVDSKQEKIIKRLKLLKSLRVNDIRPEWMVLSIIPVIPPDLRPMVSLEGGRFATSDLNDLYRRVINRNNRLKQLIELSAPEVICRNEKRMLQEAVDALIDNSARASKTTIASTGQKRQLKSLADSLKGKQGRFRQNLLGKRTDYSGRSVIVVNPKLNLDQCGLPKRMALELFKPFIISKLIGKEIVHNVRSASRYIDAGPDEVWDILEDIVNKSYVLLNRAPTLHRLGIQAFKPILIEGKAIQIHPLVCTAFNADFDGDQMAVHVPLTEEAKAEARDLMLASHNLLKPATGDPIVTPNQDIVWGAYYLTSTGEKPEDKAEKDFHYFYNETDAKNAYEYGQIKLQNFIKVKINSEMVKTTVGRILFNEVLPEKLRFMNRVVKKGDLKQVVKDCLHHYGEEETVKFVDNLKNRAFELITKSGLSFGMSDLPHFPDVDTKIAEADKKVDEIKSQYEEGLLTDSERSSKTIELWSDVKEEIMEICKKQLPPSSSVYSMIDSGARGSWAQLTQILGMKGLVTSPSGGIIELPVKGNFKKGFDVLEYFISTHGVRKGLSDTALRTANAGYLTRRLVDVAQDVIVSEEDCGDEEGIVITKKESEEMGETLMKRIGGRYLAKDLKDVKGKTLFKKGELLTESAIDEIKDKEIDEACIRSVLSCRLPRGVCSHCYGYDLARNKTVAVGVPVGIIAAQSIGEPGTQLTMRTFHTGGVAGGSDITQGLPRVEEIFENRTPKKKAIISDVDGKVKIESEQKTIKDENGAEVLVTNARVKILKIYYKGEVTEKYRLSAAAVEGDEKKEAMKILVKEGDELKAGDALYTLGKKTITAREGGRVAITAKHLKVIRETEKVEEMIIPKGTTLLVKDGDEVKRGQQLTDGSLDLDQLFRLQGRAAVQKYIIKEIQYVYSSQGQPLNDKHVEIIAHQMFSRFFITEAGKSDLLPGEVVEESIIARLDEDVRKTIKAERLLSGITKASLTTESFLSAASFQETARVLIDAALSGKIDYLEGLKENVIIGCLIPAGTGYKGKKKRAKY; encoded by the coding sequence ATGCTGAATCCAATTAAAACTTCCGACTTTGATGCCATTAAATTAAAGTTGGCGTCGCCCGCGGAAATGCTGGCCTGGTCGCATGGCGAGGTTACTCGGCCGGAGACCATTAACTATCGCACGCAAAAAGCTGAAAAAGACGGCTTGTTTTGCGAGCGTATTTTCGGCCCTTCCCGCGACTGGGAATGCTATTGCGGAAAATATAAGAAGATCCGCTACAAAGGAATCGTCTGCGATAAGTGCGGCGTCGAGGTCACGCGTTCGATAGTAAGGCGCGAGCGTTTCGGCCATATCAAACTGGAAACGCCCTGCACGCATATCTGGTTTTTGCGCGGCATCGCTTCCAAGATCGGCTTGCTTTTGAATTTGTCGATGCAATCTTTGGAAAAGGTGGTTTATTTCGCGAGCTTCATCATTACTGACGTGAATATGGATTTGAAGAACGCCACGCTCGAGCAGATCAAGGGCGAATTCAAGGAAAAGAAAAAGAGCATCGCCGACGAATACAATCACCAGGTCAAGGAGATCCGCAATAAGAAAGGTAAGATGATGAACGAGGGCATGGATGCGGCCGAAGCGGAATTGACTTTGGGCAAGGAGGTTGACGCGCTGACCAAGGTTAAGGAAGAAAAATTGGATAATTTGAATAAATATTTTGCCGAATCCCAGCGCGAACTGAAAGATTTGAAACCGATGCTCGTCGTCTCCGAAGATATTTATCAGCGCTTGTCGCTGAAGTACGGCCATATTTTTGAAGCCGGCATCGGCGCCGAAGCGATCGTCAAGATTTTGGAAAAAATCGATTTGACCAGAACGATCGAACGTTTGGAAAAAGAATTGGAGCACGCGGTGGATTCCAAGCAGGAAAAGATCATCAAGCGCTTGAAACTTTTGAAAAGCTTGCGCGTGAACGATATCCGCCCGGAGTGGATGGTGCTTTCGATTATCCCGGTCATTCCGCCGGATCTTAGGCCCATGGTTTCGCTCGAAGGCGGACGCTTTGCCACTTCGGATTTGAACGATTTGTATCGCCGCGTCATTAATCGCAATAATCGCTTGAAGCAATTGATCGAACTTTCCGCGCCGGAAGTCATCTGCCGCAATGAAAAAAGAATGTTGCAGGAAGCCGTTGATGCTTTGATCGATAACTCGGCTCGCGCCTCCAAGACCACGATCGCTTCGACTGGCCAGAAACGCCAATTAAAATCTTTAGCCGATTCGCTCAAGGGCAAGCAAGGAAGATTCCGCCAGAACTTGCTCGGCAAGCGCACCGACTATTCCGGCCGCTCGGTCATCGTGGTCAATCCGAAATTGAATTTGGACCAGTGCGGTTTGCCCAAGCGCATGGCCTTGGAATTGTTTAAGCCGTTTATTATCAGTAAATTGATTGGCAAAGAAATAGTCCATAATGTCCGCTCGGCTTCCCGTTATATCGATGCCGGACCGGATGAAGTTTGGGATATTTTGGAAGACATCGTCAACAAGTCTTATGTGCTTCTTAACCGCGCTCCGACTTTGCACCGCCTCGGCATCCAGGCTTTCAAACCGATCTTGATCGAAGGCAAGGCCATTCAGATCCATCCTTTGGTTTGCACCGCTTTTAATGCCGACTTTGATGGCGACCAAATGGCCGTCCACGTGCCGCTGACCGAAGAAGCCAAAGCCGAAGCCCGCGATTTGATGTTGGCCTCGCATAATTTATTGAAACCGGCGACCGGCGATCCGATCGTCACGCCCAACCAGGATATTGTTTGGGGCGCTTATTATTTGACCTCCACCGGAGAAAAGCCGGAAGACAAAGCGGAAAAAGATTTCCATTATTTTTACAATGAGACCGACGCCAAGAACGCTTATGAATACGGCCAGATCAAATTGCAGAATTTCATCAAGGTAAAAATAAATAGCGAGATGGTAAAGACAACCGTTGGCCGCATCCTCTTCAATGAAGTTTTGCCGGAAAAATTGCGCTTCATGAACAGGGTGGTCAAGAAAGGCGATTTGAAACAAGTGGTCAAGGATTGTTTGCATCATTATGGCGAAGAAGAAACCGTGAAGTTCGTTGATAACTTGAAGAACCGCGCTTTCGAACTGATCACCAAAAGCGGCTTGTCTTTCGGCATGTCTGATCTGCCGCACTTTCCTGACGTGGATACCAAGATCGCCGAAGCGGACAAGAAGGTTGATGAAATAAAATCCCAATACGAAGAAGGCTTGCTCACCGATTCCGAACGCTCGAGCAAAACTATCGAACTTTGGAGCGATGTCAAAGAAGAGATCATGGAGATCTGCAAAAAGCAATTGCCGCCTTCAAGTTCGGTTTATTCGATGATCGATTCCGGCGCCCGCGGCTCCTGGGCGCAGCTGACGCAGATACTGGGCATGAAAGGCTTGGTGACTTCGCCTTCCGGCGGCATCATCGAATTGCCGGTCAAGGGAAATTTCAAAAAAGGTTTTGATGTTTTGGAATATTTTATTTCCACGCACGGCGTCCGCAAAGGTTTGTCTGATACGGCTTTGCGCACCGCCAATGCCGGTTATTTGACCCGGCGCTTGGTCGACGTGGCGCAAGACGTGATAGTTTCCGAAGAAGATTGCGGCGACGAGGAAGGCATTGTGATCACCAAGAAGGAGAGCGAAGAAATGGGTGAGACATTAATGAAGAGGATCGGCGGGCGCTATTTGGCCAAAGATTTGAAGGATGTCAAGGGTAAAACGCTCTTTAAAAAAGGAGAACTTTTGACCGAGTCCGCGATCGACGAGATCAAAGACAAGGAGATCGACGAGGCTTGCATCCGCTCGGTCTTGTCTTGCCGTTTGCCTCGGGGAGTTTGTTCTCATTGCTATGGCTATGATCTGGCGCGGAACAAAACCGTGGCTGTCGGCGTTCCAGTCGGCATTATTGCCGCCCAATCCATCGGCGAACCGGGTACGCAGCTCACGATGAGAACTTTTCATACCGGCGGCGTGGCCGGCGGCTCTGACATCACCCAGGGTTTGCCCAGAGTGGAAGAAATTTTTGAAAACCGCACGCCGAAAAAGAAAGCGATCATTTCCGACGTCGATGGCAAGGTCAAGATCGAATCGGAACAGAAAACCATCAAGGATGAAAACGGCGCCGAAGTTTTGGTCACTAACGCCCGCGTCAAGATCTTGAAAATTTATTATAAAGGCGAAGTGACGGAAAAATATCGCTTGAGCGCCGCGGCTGTTGAAGGCGACGAGAAAAAGGAGGCGATGAAGATCTTGGTCAAAGAAGGCGACGAGCTGAAAGCCGGCGACGCGCTTTATACTTTGGGCAAAAAGACAATCACCGCCCGCGAGGGAGGCCGGGTGGCGATTACCGCCAAACATTTGAAAGTGATCAGGGAAACCGAAAAAGTCGAGGAAATGATCATCCCCAAAGGCACTACTTTATTAGTTAAGGACGGCGACGAAGTCAAGCGCGGCCAGCAATTGACCGACGGCAGCTTGGATTTGGATCAATTATTCCGCTTGCAAGGGCGGGCCGCGGTGCAAAAATATATCATCAAAGAAATCCAGTACGTCTATTCTTCGCAGGGCCAGCCGCTGAACGACAAGCATGTCGAGATTATCGCCCATCAGATGTTCTCTCGTTTCTTCATCACCGAGGCCGGAAAGTCCGATCTGCTGCCCGGCGAAGTGGTGGAAGAAAGCATTATTGCCCGCCTGGATGAAGATGTGCGCAAGACAATTAAGGCCGAAAGATTGCTTTCCGGCATCACCAAAGCTTCCTTGACCACCGAAAGCTTCTTGTCCGCCGCTTCCTTTCAGGAAACCGCCCGCGTCTTGATCGATGCGGCTTTGTCCGGCAAGATCGATTATCTTGAAGGTCTGAAAGAAAACGTGATCATCGGCTGCCTGATTCCGGCCGGCACCGGATATAAGGGAAAGAAGAAAAGAGCGAAGTATTAA
- a CDS encoding DNA-directed RNA polymerase subunit beta has protein sequence MSTKNVPKEFIVTGTGRRLFTHGKGVLEMPNLIEMQLDSYKWFAKEGLAELFDEISPITDFIGRDLELYFEEYYLDEPKFDEKQSRAKNITYEAPLRVKTRLVNKRTKETTAQEVFLGDFPLMTQNGTFIVNGIERVVVSQLIRSAGVIFSAEFIKGKKYYGAKIIPNRGAWLEIETDVNKVIWVRIDRKRKVAFTSLLRAFGYATDESLINLFKDIDIVRRGEEEQTFIEATIAKDAAHNEEEGLEEVYKKIRPGDLANPENAKSLIYSMFFRFDRYDFGRVGRYKLNRRFGEGLPVNKETRVLRKEDLVNIVREVIRLNITQEPEDDIDHLSNRRVRAIGELIQNRFRVGLARMERIVKDRMSTADIHTLTPNKLINARPVISVVKEFFMSSQLSQFMDQTNPLAELEHKRRLSAMGPGGLTRERAGFDVRDVHTTHYGRICPIATPEGPNIGLVGHLASFARLNSYGFLEAPYRQVWHDLEINNKELPGKITREDVYEIKDAELPLGKKHILMSEVPANKKGKVIIKAGEKITHEAAKHIKDKVNAKVLIPVVPVVTDEIVYLDAFEEEKFISTAATTPIDENGHFLVATCEVRKYGNPTTDEVKNVDLFGVAANQIISIATSLIPFMEHNDGQRALMGTNMQRQAVPLMTAESPIVGTGAEERAARDSGHVIIALEDGEVTFVDAAKIIVRNKKGEDKVYELTKFLRSNASTCINQRPIVDLGDHVHKHQVLSDGPVIDKGELALGKNVLIAFMVWEGFNYEDAVIVSERMVRDDIFTSIYIENYTVDVRDTKLGPELITNDIPNISEEKLKNLDESGVIRIGAEVSSGDILVGKITPKGETELSAEEKLLRVIFGEKAKDVRDSSLYLEHGEHGKVVDIKYFSREAGDKLAAGVIQSIQVSVANLRKIQVGDKMAGRYGNKGVISRVVATEDMPYMEDGTPIDVILSPLGIISRMNLGQTLEVHLGFACKKLGYKVATPALNGIGEEKIREELAKAGLPIDGKITLLDGKTGQAYENKVVVGMKYLLKLNHMVEDKMHQRSIGPYSLITQQPLGGKAQFGGQRFGEMEVWALEGYGAAHTLQEILTIKSDDVPGRSAAYESIIKGEKINKVNVPESFNVLVRELKGLCLDVQLLGEKRSEGEEGPRDRDDVRRSNQDRRIEASDKPGWGKETDTERVEKREE, from the coding sequence ATGTCTACCAAAAATGTTCCTAAGGAATTTATCGTCACCGGTACCGGCCGCCGCCTCTTCACTCACGGCAAGGGCGTGCTGGAAATGCCGAATCTGATCGAGATGCAGCTGGATTCTTATAAATGGTTCGCCAAAGAAGGTTTGGCCGAACTGTTCGATGAGATTTCGCCGATCACTGATTTCATCGGCCGCGACTTGGAACTTTATTTCGAAGAATATTATCTGGACGAGCCGAAATTCGACGAAAAGCAATCGCGCGCCAAGAATATCACTTACGAAGCGCCGTTGCGGGTGAAAACCCGCCTGGTCAACAAGCGCACCAAGGAAACCACGGCGCAGGAAGTTTTCTTGGGCGATTTTCCGTTAATGACCCAGAACGGCACGTTCATCGTCAATGGCATTGAAAGAGTCGTGGTTTCGCAATTGATCCGTTCCGCCGGCGTTATTTTTTCCGCGGAATTCATCAAGGGCAAGAAATATTATGGCGCGAAGATCATCCCGAATCGCGGCGCCTGGCTGGAAATCGAAACTGACGTTAATAAAGTCATCTGGGTGCGCATCGACCGCAAAAGAAAAGTCGCTTTCACTTCTTTATTGAGGGCTTTTGGCTACGCGACTGATGAATCGCTGATAAATTTGTTCAAGGATATCGATATTGTCCGCCGCGGCGAGGAGGAGCAGACTTTTATCGAAGCGACGATCGCCAAAGATGCGGCGCATAACGAAGAAGAAGGTTTGGAAGAAGTTTACAAAAAGATCCGTCCCGGCGACCTGGCCAATCCGGAAAACGCCAAGTCTTTGATCTATTCGATGTTCTTCCGTTTTGACCGCTACGATTTTGGCCGCGTCGGCCGCTATAAATTGAACCGCCGTTTCGGCGAAGGTTTGCCGGTCAATAAGGAAACCCGCGTCTTGCGCAAGGAAGATCTGGTGAACATCGTCCGCGAAGTCATCCGTTTGAATATTACTCAGGAACCGGAAGACGATATTGATCACTTGTCCAATCGCCGCGTCAGAGCGATCGGCGAATTGATCCAGAATCGTTTCCGCGTCGGTCTGGCCAGAATGGAGCGCATCGTCAAAGACCGGATGTCCACCGCTGATATCCATACTTTAACCCCGAACAAGCTGATCAATGCTCGTCCGGTTATTTCGGTTGTCAAGGAATTCTTCATGTCTTCGCAATTGTCCCAATTTATGGACCAGACCAATCCGCTGGCCGAGCTTGAACATAAAAGAAGATTGTCGGCGATGGGTCCGGGCGGTTTGACCCGCGAGCGCGCCGGATTTGACGTGCGCGACGTGCACACCACTCACTATGGCCGCATTTGTCCGATTGCCACTCCCGAAGGCCCGAATATCGGTTTGGTCGGCCACTTGGCCAGTTTCGCCCGTTTGAATTCTTACGGTTTTTTGGAAGCGCCGTATCGCCAGGTCTGGCATGATTTGGAAATTAATAATAAAGAACTTCCGGGCAAGATCACCCGCGAAGACGTTTATGAAATAAAAGACGCGGAATTGCCGCTCGGCAAAAAACATATTTTGATGTCTGAAGTGCCGGCTAATAAAAAAGGCAAGGTAATCATCAAGGCCGGCGAAAAGATCACTCATGAAGCGGCTAAGCATATCAAAGATAAAGTCAACGCTAAGGTTTTAATCCCGGTGGTGCCGGTCGTGACTGATGAGATCGTTTATCTGGACGCTTTTGAAGAAGAAAAATTCATTTCCACCGCCGCGACCACGCCGATCGATGAGAACGGCCATTTTCTGGTGGCCACTTGCGAAGTGAGAAAATACGGCAATCCGACCACCGATGAAGTAAAAAACGTCGATCTCTTCGGCGTTGCCGCCAACCAGATCATTTCCATCGCCACTTCCTTGATCCCGTTCATGGAACATAACGACGGCCAGCGCGCCCTGATGGGCACGAACATGCAGCGCCAGGCCGTACCGCTGATGACGGCCGAATCGCCGATCGTCGGCACCGGCGCGGAAGAAAGAGCCGCCCGCGATTCCGGCCACGTGATCATCGCTCTGGAAGACGGCGAAGTCACTTTTGTCGATGCCGCCAAAATAATCGTGCGCAATAAAAAAGGCGAAGATAAAGTTTATGAATTGACCAAATTTTTGCGCTCCAACGCCTCGACTTGCATCAATCAGCGACCGATCGTCGATTTGGGCGACCATGTCCATAAACATCAGGTATTGAGCGACGGCCCGGTCATTGATAAGGGCGAATTGGCTTTGGGCAAGAACGTTTTGATCGCTTTCATGGTTTGGGAAGGATTCAATTATGAAGACGCGGTGATCGTATCCGAGCGAATGGTCCGCGATGATATCTTCACCTCTATCTATATAGAGAACTATACGGTTGACGTGCGCGACACCAAGCTTGGTCCGGAATTGATCACTAACGACATTCCTAATATCTCGGAAGAGAAATTGAAAAATTTGGATGAGAGCGGCGTGATCCGCATTGGCGCCGAAGTTTCTTCCGGCGATATTTTGGTCGGCAAGATCACTCCGAAAGGCGAAACCGAATTGTCGGCGGAAGAAAAGCTGCTCCGTGTCATTTTTGGCGAAAAGGCCAAAGACGTGCGCGACTCTTCTTTGTATTTGGAACATGGCGAACACGGCAAGGTCGTCGATATCAAATATTTTTCCCGCGAAGCCGGCGATAAATTAGCCGCGGGCGTGATTCAATCGATCCAAGTTTCGGTCGCCAATTTAAGAAAGATCCAAGTCGGCGACAAGATGGCCGGCCGCTATGGAAACAAAGGCGTTATTTCCCGCGTCGTTGCCACCGAAGATATGCCATATATGGAAGACGGCACGCCGATCGACGTTATTTTGTCGCCTTTGGGCATTATTTCGAGAATGAACTTGGGCCAGACTTTGGAAGTTCATCTGGGTTTTGCCTGCAAAAAACTTGGCTATAAAGTTGCGACTCCGGCCTTGAACGGAATCGGCGAAGAAAAGATCCGCGAAGAATTGGCTAAGGCGGGTTTGCCGATCGACGGCAAGATCACTCTTCTGGACGGAAAAACCGGACAAGCCTATGAAAATAAAGTTGTCGTCGGCATGAAATATCTCTTGAAGCTTAACCATATGGTGGAAGACAAGATGCACCAGCGCTCGATCGGTCCGTACTCGTTGATCACCCAGCAGCCGCTCGGCGGCAAGGCGCAATTCGGCGGCCAGCGTTTCGGAGAAATGGAAGTCTGGGCCTTGGAAGGCTATGGCGCGGCGCATACTTTGCAGGAAATTTTGACGATCAAATCCGATGATGTGCCCGGCCGTTCTGCCGCTTATGAATCGATCATCAAAGGCGAAAAAATAAATAAAGTTAATGTGCCGGAATCATTTAATGTTTTGGTCCGTGAATTAAAAGGCCTTTGCCTCGACGTCCAGCTTTTGGGCGAAAAGCGCTCCGAAGGCGAGGAAGGCCCGCGCGACCGCGACGATGTCCGCCGTTCCAATCAAGACCGGAGAATCGAAGCGAGCGACAAGCCGGGATGGGGGAAGGAGACAGATACGGAGAGAGTAGAGAAGAGAGAGGAATAA
- a CDS encoding site-2 protease family protein, with protein MTIIPIFIIVVLIFSAIVHEYMHGWMANELGDSTAKNAGRLTLNPLAHLDPWGSVIMPILLYYTTGFIFGYAKPVPYNPYNLRDPKYDPVKVALAGPLSNLVLAIFFGLFIRFIPIGNELLVQLLSAIVEVNLILFIFNILPIPQLDGSRVIFPFLPRPLQEFYLRTEAFGIFIALLFVLVAFPFIAVIEGFLYKLIVG; from the coding sequence ATGACGATTATTCCAATTTTCATCATCGTCGTCCTCATCTTCTCGGCCATCGTGCACGAATATATGCACGGCTGGATGGCCAATGAATTAGGCGATTCGACGGCCAAAAATGCCGGCCGGCTGACTTTGAATCCGCTGGCACACTTGGATCCCTGGGGTTCGGTGATCATGCCGATCTTGTTGTATTACACGACCGGTTTTATTTTCGGCTATGCCAAGCCGGTTCCTTATAATCCTTATAATCTCCGCGATCCGAAATATGATCCGGTCAAAGTCGCCTTAGCCGGTCCGTTATCTAATTTAGTCTTAGCGATTTTTTTCGGTTTGTTTATCCGTTTTATTCCGATCGGCAACGAATTGTTAGTTCAGCTTTTGAGCGCGATTGTGGAAGTAAATTTGATTTTATTCATCTTCAATATTTTGCCCATCCCGCAACTGGACGGTTCTCGCGTAATTTTTCCTTTTTTACCCCGCCCGTTGCAGGAATTTTATCTGCGCACCGAAGCCTTTGGAATTTTCATCGCTCTGCTTTTTGTCCTCGTCGCCTTCCCGTTTATTGCGGTTATTGAAGGATTTTTGTATAAATTAATTGTTGGTTAA
- the rpsL gene encoding 30S ribosomal protein S12 produces the protein MPTINQLVRKGRHSKRKKMKSIALHLSNDTLHRKKTVSAHGAPFKQGVCVKVTTTTPKKPNSALRKIARVRLSNGMEVTAYIPGIGHNLQEHSIVLIKGGRTKDLPGLRYKIIRGMYDAQGVENRRQSRSRYGAKRPKS, from the coding sequence ATGCCTACTATCAATCAATTAGTCCGCAAGGGAAGACATAGCAAAAGAAAGAAGATGAAGTCGATCGCCTTGCATTTATCGAACGATACTTTGCACCGCAAGAAGACTGTTTCCGCTCATGGGGCGCCTTTTAAACAAGGTGTCTGCGTTAAGGTTACCACCACCACTCCGAAGAAGCCGAACTCGGCTTTGCGCAAGATCGCCCGCGTCCGCTTGTCCAACGGTATGGAAGTTACCGCTTATATCCCGGGAATCGGCCACAATCTTCAGGAGCACTCGATCGTCTTGATCAAGGGCGGCAGAACCAAGGATCTGCCGGGTTTGCGCTACAAAATCATCCGCGGCATGTACGACGCGCAAGGAGTTGAGAATCGGAGACAATCGCGATCGAGATATGGAGCCAAGAGACCAAAGAGTTAA
- a CDS encoding DKNYY domain-containing protein has translation MKKIVLLVISFVLLLVGITVLSACSVKLPSAKQSVDKKDTANKTVETGHDFYRDLETSTCNTNLNAWNERFCYDTENCRALWKNICPGSETISFNFGKFDVETFELICGRDTAFWSGVVKDKNGVYLASTTYPNVEWEHVNPETFKNYNCTYFKDGDKILSLPPVLPLRIAGVLVNVSGADSETFETIKYKHTEYGQAAEDFHYAKDKNNAYYMGLIILGADPASFKIIDFIYSKDKNNVYYVVTSPDKPVQISKIQGVDVKSFKIFDDYISIDKNNVYCGASVLKGADVKTFRKLASNEKNERSGDYCDKNNCYWANCANINSRQGVSW, from the coding sequence ATGAAAAAAATAGTATTACTTGTTATCAGTTTTGTTTTGCTGTTAGTCGGCATAACCGTTTTGTCTGCTTGTTCAGTCAAATTGCCGAGTGCTAAACAAAGTGTCGACAAGAAAGATACTGCAAATAAAACCGTAGAGACTGGCCATGATTTTTATAGAGACTTAGAAACTAGTACTTGCAATACAAATCTAAATGCTTGGAACGAAAGATTTTGTTATGATACAGAGAATTGCCGGGCTTTATGGAAAAATATTTGTCCGGGCAGTGAAACCATTAGCTTCAATTTCGGCAAGTTTGATGTGGAGACATTTGAATTGATATGTGGTCGCGACACTGCTTTTTGGAGCGGTGTTGTTAAAGATAAGAATGGTGTTTATTTGGCTAGTACAACTTACCCGAATGTTGAATGGGAGCATGTTAATCCAGAAACCTTTAAAAATTATAATTGTACGTATTTTAAGGATGGTGATAAAATTTTATCTCTTCCCCCGGTTTTGCCGCTCCGAATTGCAGGCGTTCTTGTTAATGTGTCCGGAGCTGATTCTGAAACTTTTGAAACAATTAAGTATAAACACACGGAATATGGTCAAGCTGCTGAAGATTTTCATTACGCAAAGGACAAAAACAATGCTTACTATATGGGACTTATAATTTTAGGGGCAGATCCTGCTTCGTTTAAAATTATAGATTTTATATATTCTAAGGATAAAAATAACGTTTATTACGTCGTCACTTCGCCAGATAAGCCCGTTCAGATTTCTAAAATTCAAGGTGTTGATGTTAAAAGTTTTAAAATTTTTGATGATTATATTTCCATAGATAAAAATAACGTATATTGCGGCGCCTCTGTGTTAAAGGGCGCTGACGTGAAGACGTTCAGAAAATTAGCTTCAAATGAAAAGAATGAACGTTCCGGTGATTATTGTGACAAAAATAATTGTTATTGGGCAAATTGTGCGAACATTAATAGTCGTCAAGGAGTTAGTTGGTAA